GAGTCGACCCTGCAGCGCGCCCTGAAGCCCCTGCTGGCGGACTACGACTACATCGTCATCGACTGCCAGCCGTCGCTGGGCCTGCTCACCGTCAACGCCCTGACGGCCGCTCACAAGGTCATCGTGCCGCTGGAGTGCGAGTTCTTCGCGCTGCGCGGAGTCGCGCTGCTCACCGAGACCATCGAGAAGGTCCAGGAGCGGCTCAACCCCGAGCTGGAGCTGGACGGCATCCTGGCCACGATGTACGACTCCCGTACCGTGCACAGCCGCGAGGTGCTGGCGCGTGTGGTCGAAGCCTTCGACGACCACGTCTACCACACCGTCATCGGCCGTACGGTCCGCTTCCCGGAGACCACCGTCGCGGGCGAGCCGATCACCACGTACGCCTCCAACTCCGTCGGTGCCGCCGCCTATCGCCAGCTCGCCAGGGAGGTGCTCGCCCGGTGTCACGCCGAGTGAGTCTGCCGGGAGCCGACGAGTTGTTCCGTACCACCGGGGGAGTGGGGCTGCAGCCCTCCAGCCCCCGTCGCACGGCGAACGGCGCGGCGGCCGCGGCGAACGGCGAGGCGCCGCGGGTGCCCGCGCCGGCCGGGGAGGCCGACCCGGGCGCGGAGGCCCCGGAGGCGGCCGCCGCGGCACGGCAGCGGCGGCCCGGGAACGGCGGCCCGGACACCCCGGCGACGGCCGGGGACGGTGGTCCGGCCACCCCGCCCCGGGTGCCGGCGGTCACGACCCCGGCCGAGCACAGCGGACGCGAGCCGGACGGTGACGCGGCCAAAGGGCACCGCACGCAGGCGGGGCAGGTAGGACAGGCCGGCCCGGACGCCGCCGCGGCCACCGGCCAGAGCCGCCGCCGCGGCAACGCCCGCGGCGCCAACCGCCGCCCCAGCGGCCGGGAACGGCACGACGAGAAGATCACCGTCTATGTCTCCGCCGAGGAGCTCATGGACCTCGAACACGCCCGGCTGGTCCTGCGCGGCGAACACGGCCTCGCCGTCGACCGCGGCCGCATCGTCCGCGAGGCGGTCGCCGTGGTCCTCGCCGACCTGGAGTCCCGCGGCGACGCCAGCATCCTGGTACGGCGGCTCCGGGGCCGCTGAGCCCCGCCGCGCGGCCTGGAGTCCGTCCTGGCCGGGTACGGGATAGCCTGCCCCTCCGGCGGGTGTTCCGCCCGTGACCAGCCCGTCGCCCCCGGCGCGGGACCGCAGCACCATGGACCGCGATGCCGACGACCAACGACGACGCCCCCGCCCCCCGCGCCCGCCGACGACTCGGGCGCGGGCCGGGCGCGGGAACGGAAACGGCGGAACCGGAGTCGCCGGTTGCCCCGGAGGCCACCGAGGAGCCCGCGGCACCGGAGGCTCCGGTCGAGCCCGCGGCCGTCGAGGCGCCGCAGATCCCGGAGGCCCGGGCCGTGGAGGCCCCCGAGGCCCCCGAGAACCCCGAGGCCCCTGTGGAGCCCGGGGCCGTCGAGGCCCCGCAGAGCGCGGAAGCCGCCGGGGCTCCGGCAGTCACCGAGACCTCCGTCGAGACCGGCGACGGGACGTTCACCCTCCGCCTGGAGAACTTCGAGGGGCCCTTCGACCTCCTCCTCCAGCTGATCTCCAAGCACAAGCTGGACGTCACCGAGGTCGCGCTGTCCAAGGTGACCGACGACTTCATGGCGCACATTCGGGCCATGGGGCCGGACTGGGACCTGGACCAGACCACCGAGTTCCTGGTGGTCGCGGCCACGCTGCTGGACCTGAAGGCGGCCCGGCTGCTGCCCGCGGCCGAGGTGGAGGACGAGGCGGACCTCGCGCTGCTGGAGGCCCGCGACCTGCTCTTCGCCAGGCTGCTGCAGTACCGCGCCTACAAGCGCATCGCGGACATCTTCAGCGACCGGCTGACGGACGAGGCGCGGCGCCACCCCCGTACCGTCGGGCTGGAGCCGCAGTACGCCGAGCTGCTGCCCGAGGTCGTCATCAGCATCGGCGCCGAGGGGTTCGCCCGGCTCGCGGTCAAGGCGATGCAGCCCAAGGCCAGGCCGCAGGTCTACGTCGAGCACATCCACGCCCCGTTGGTGAGCGTGCGGGAGCAGGCCGGGGTGGTGATGGCCAGGCTGCGGGAGGCGGGCGAGGCCACCTTCCAGGAACTGGTCGCGGACGCGGCGGACACCCTCACCGTCGTGGCGCGCTTCCTGGCCCTCCTGGAGCTCTACCGCGAGCGGGTGGTGGACCTGGACCAGGGGGAGGCCCTGGGGGCGCTGACGGTGCGCTGGACGGGTGCGGAGGGGGCCGCGCCGCGGGTCACGGACGAGTTCGACCGGGATCCGCAGGAGCGGGCCGCCACCGCGGCACAGTCCCCGGGGGCGGCACAGGACGGGCGAGCGGAGCGAGCGGAAGAGGAGAGGACATGAGTGGCGCGGCCGGTGGCGGGGCGCACGACACCGCCGAGGCGTACGACATCACGGAGGCCGGCGCGGACGGCGGCGTCCCCGGGCAGCGCCCCGGGGCGCCGGCCGGGACGCCGGTCGTCGCCGAGCTGGAACTGAAGCCCGCGCTGGAGGCGGTGCTCATGGTCGTCGACGAGCCGGCGACCGAGGAGCACCTGGCCAGAGTGCTGGAGCGGCCCCGGCGCGCGGTCGCGCTGGCGCTGCGCGAGCTGTCCGACGACTACACGCGCCAGGGCCGCGGTTTCGATCTCCGGCTGGTCGCCGGCGGCTGGCGTTTCTACTCCCGCGCCGCGTACGCGGACGCCGTGGAGAGCTTCGTCCTCGACGGCCAGCAGGCCCGGCTCACCCAGGCCGCATTGGAGACTCTGGCCGTGGTCGCGTACCGTCAGCCGGTCAGCCGTTCCCGCGTCTCGGCCGTTCGCGGGGTGAACTGTGACGGCGTGATGCGCACGCTCCTCCAGCGCGGCCTTGTGGAGGAGGCGGGGACGGAACCCGAAACAGGTGCGATCCTGTACAGGACGACGACTTACTTTCTGGAGCGGATGGGCCTGCGCGGCCTGGACGAGCTCCCCGAGCTCGCACCGTTCCTCCCGGAGGCGGACGCGGTCGAGGGCGACTCCGCGGAAGGTATCCCGTCGTTCGACGTAGACGACAGCGGCGACTCTCAGACGGATCATTGATGCGAAGCAGCGGCAGGAACAACAGGGACAGCGGGCGGGGCAACTACCGCGGCGCGGGCAACCAGCGGGACGAGAAGCAGCAGCGCGCTGGCCGCCCCCGTCCTGAGGAGCGCCGCTACGACGTCGGCGGAACCAGTGGCTCCGGTGGCTCGTCGGACCGCAAGGACGAGCGCGGGGGCGGCGGCCCCAAGAGCGGTGCCCCCAAGTCCGGCGGCAGCCGGGGCGCGGCGGCCCGCGGCGGTGCCAAGGGCGGTCCCCGTACGGGCGCCGCCGCGAAGGGACGCCCGGGCGGCAAGAGCGGCGGCCCCCAGCGCGGCCGCGGTCAGGCCCCGGCGCGCCCCCGTGAGTACGACGCCCAGGTCGAGGAGCGCAACCGCGCGCGGCACAACAAGCCGCAGGTCAAGACGCCCAAGACGTTCGGCGAGCAGGAGGGCGAGCGGCTGCAGAAGGTGCTGGCCCGGGCCGGTATGGGCTCGCGGCGGGCCTGCGAGGAGCTGATCGACCAGGCGCGGGTCGAGGTCAACGGCCAGGTCGTCATGGAGCAGGGCGTCCGGGTCGACCCGGAGAAGGACGAGATCAAGGTCGACGGTCTGACCGTCGCCACCCAGTCGTACCTCTTCTTCGCGCTGAACAAGCCGGCCGGCGTCGTCTCCACGATGGAGGACCCCGACGGCCGCCAGTGCCTCGGTGACTACGTCACCAACCGCGAGACCCGGCTCTTCCACGTCGGCCGCCTCGACACCGAGACCGAGGGCATCATCCTGCTCACCAACCACGGTGAGCTGGCGCACCGGCTGACGCACCCGCGCTACGGCGTCAAGAAGACCTACCTGGCCGCCATCCAGGGCCCGCTCCCGCGCGACCTGGGCAAGCAGCTCAAGGACGGCATCCAGCTGGAGGACGGCTACGCGCGCGCGGACCACTTCCGCGTCGTCGAGAACACCGGCAAGAACTACCTCGTCGAGGTGAGCCTGCACGAGGGCCGCAAGCACATCGTGCGCCGGATGCTCGCCGAGGCCGGCTTCCCGGTCGACAAGCTGGTGCGGACGTCCTTCGGCCCGATCGCCCTGGGCGACCAGAAGTCGGGCTGGCTGCGCCGGATGACCAACACCGAGGTCGGCATGCTGATGCGCGAGGTCGAGCTGTAGACGAGGGCTGCACGCGGTCCTGGCGCGGTGCGAGCGCGGTCCGAGCTCGGTCCGCGTGGTCTGAGCGCGGGGTCCCCTCCTGTACCCGCCCACCCCCCGAAGGGGGGTGGGCGGAGGGGAAAGCCCGGGAAACCCACCCCTGGCCCGAAACCTGCGCACCGAAACCCCAGGTCCCGGACTTGGGGGTCGAATCCGGGCCCGCCCCGAAACCCCGCCCGGCCCGAAACCCTGGGCCGGCCCGGGCCACACCAGCCCCGGCCGCCACACCAGCCCCGGCCGCCCCGCCCCTCCCGAAAAGCTTGCGGCACCCCCTCGCCACCCCTTAACGTCACCTCGACGATTAAGGGGTGGTTTTTCATGGGGTCCACGGGGGCGACGCGCTCCGCCGCGAGCGGCGCGCTGATCGGGCTGGCGCTCGGTGACGCACTGGGCTTTCCGACCGAGTTCAAGGACGTCGCGTCCATCGTGGCCGGATACGGGCCGTGGCGGCAGCTGCCGCTGCCCGAACCGGCCCTGGTCACCGACGACACCCAGATGACGCTGGCCCTGGGACGGGCGCTGCGGACGGCGTCGCAGGGCGGCGAGCTCACCGCCGGCCGTCTGGTCCCCGCGGCCCGCGAGGAGTTCGTCGCCTGGTGGCGCTCGCCCGACAACAACCGGGCGCCGGGCGCCACCTGCCTGCACGCCTGCGAGCTGCTCAGCGACCGCGACCTGCCCTGGACCCGGGCGAGCCGGACCGGGTCGAAGGGCTGCGGCGCCAACATGCGGGTCGCACCGGTCGGGCTCGTGCCGGGACTGACCCCGCAGCAGCGCTCCGGCGCCGCCCAGCTGCAGTCCGCGCTCACCCACGGGCACCCCACCGCGCTCGCCGCCGCCGACCTGACCGCGTACGCGGTGCGCGCCCTCGCCGACGGCGCCCGGCCCGGCGCACTGCCCGCCCTGCTGCGCGCGTACGCCCGCGAACAGCGCACCGTCTACCGGGAGGACTGGCTCGGCGACCTGTGGCAGCACGCCCAGGACCCGACCGCGACGGCCTTCGTCACCCGCGGCTGGGACGACTGCCTGGGCGTCCTGGACCGGCTCGACGCCGCCCTCGCCGCCCCGGACCCCGAGGCCGACCCCTGCCTGGCCACCGGCGCCGGCTGGATCGCGGAGGAGGCGCTGGCCACCGGACTGCTGTGCTTCCTGCTCTTCCCCGACGAGCCGCTCACCGCGCTGCGCCGGGCCGCCTGCACCTCCGGCGACTCCGATTCGATCGCCTGCCTCACCGGGGCCTTCGCCGGCGCCCACCTGGGGCCGGCGGCCTGGCCCGAGGAGTGGGCCGCCCGTATCGAGTACCGCGAGGAACTGCTGGCCCTCGGGGAGCTCTGGGACGCCTGAGCGGCAGGTGCCGTGCGCTGCCCCGCCCACCCCGGTGGAGGAGCCGGCCGCAGCCTCAGCCGAGCGCCGACGCCCGCCGGGCCCGGAAGAGGAAGTCCGCCACCCGTGCGGTGTCCGGCTCGGCCGGCAGTGGCGAGCCGGAGACTGCGGTGTCGGCCTCCTCGGACAGTTGCGCCATCCGCCGCTCGACCGCGTCCCAGGCCACCTCGCCCCGCTTCACCGCGAGCAGCTCCTCACGGGCCGGACCGACGTCCAGCGTGAGGACGCCCGTCCGCAGCAGGTCGCGGGCGCAGGCCAGCAGGCGCAGCAGATGCATGGCGTGCTTCCAGCGGGGCGCGCCGTGCTGCCGTACGTCGGCCCGGAGCTGCTTGAGCTGGCCGACGGCGTATCCGGAGAAGGTGCGATGGGCCTGGCGGGACAGGAAGGCGCCGCGCAGGGCGACCAGTTCCGTGCCGGTGGCGTCGATGCGTTCCACGAAGGGGGAGTGCAGGCATTCCAGGGCGGTGGGGTTGGCCCGCAGCGCCAGCTGGCAGAACCGTTCCAGCTCCCAGGAGAACTCCTCCTCGCGGGGCCCCTCCACATGCGTCGGCGGCTTGTCGAACCCCCAGAAGAGGCGGGTCGGCGCGAGGAACACCCCGCGCCGGTCGGTGTCGCTGCTCTCCGTCGCCAGGCCGAAGGCCCGTGAGCCCATCACACAGCCGTAGACGGTGTGCTCGGCGACCAGCGAATGACCTGCGGCGGCTTCGGACATGGCGGCGATTGTGGCTGGTGGGTCGGGCGTGTGTCACCAGGTTTCGGCCGGTGGATTGCGCCGGCGCGGGCGCCCCGGTCGCCGTCGGTGGGCGCCCCGTCACCGTCCGCGCCACCGCCGTTCCGGCTCGTCCCGCGGTCACCCGTCGCGTACGGAATGTCAGTGCGGCTCGTTACGCTGATCAGTGCGCGCACAGGTGCGTGACGCGGCACACAACGCAAGGGGAGCAGCGACGTGGCGGTACGAGCGGTCCGCGGGGCCGTCCAGCTGGAGCGGGACGACGCGGAGCACATGCAGGAGCAGGTCGGCGAGCTGCTGACCGCCATCCTGGAGCGCAACGGGCTGCTCGCGGACGACCTGATCAGCGTCTGGTTCACCGCCACCCCGGACCTGCACAGCGACTTCCCGGCCGCTGCCGCCCGCGCGCTGGGCATCACGGACGTCCCGCTGATCTGTGCCCAGGAGCTCGCGGTCGCCGGCGCCATGGAGCGGGTGGTGCGGGTGCTCGCCCACGTCGAGACCGGACTGTCCAAGGCCGGGATCGCCCATGTCTACCTCGGCGCGGCCGCAGGTCTGCGAAAGGACATCGCCCAGTGAGGACCGCACTCGTCATCGGAACGGGCCTGATCGGCACCTCCGCCGCGCTCGCGCTCCACGCCCGCGGCGTCCAGGTCTACCTGGAGGACCACGACCAGGCCCAGGCCCTGACGGCCGCGGCGCTGGGCGCGGGCATCGCCGAGGCGCCACCGGAGCCGGTCGACCTGGCCGTCGTGGCCGTACCCCCGGCCCATGTCGCCGCCGCGCTGGCCGGTGCCATCCGGCGCGGGGCGGCCCGGGCGTACATCGACGTCGCCAGCGTCAAGGGCGGCCCGCGCCGCGAGCTGGAGGCGCTGGGCTGCGACCTGAGCAGCTACCTCGGCACCCACCCGATGGCCGGCAAGGAGCGCTCCGGCCCGCTGGCCGCCACCGCCGACCTCTTCGAGGGCCGCCCCTGGGTCCTCACCCCGACCCCCGGCGGCGACACCGAGGTGCTCAATCTCGCACTGGAGCTGGTCGCGCTGTGCCGCGCCGTCCCCGTGGTGATGGACGCGGACGCCCACGACCGGGCCGTCGCGCTGGTCTCGCACACCCCGCAGCTGCTCTCCAGCCTCGTCGCCGCCCGCCTCAAGGGCGCCGACGAGACCGCGGTGCGCCTCTGCGGCCAGGGCATACGGGATGTGACGCGGATCGCCGCCTCCGACCCCGGCATGTGGATCGACATCCTCTCCGCGAACCCCGGCCCGGTCGCCGACGTGCTGGCCGAGATCGCCGCCGACCTCGACGAGACGGTGCGGTCCCTGCGCGCCCTGGAGTCCGCCGACGAGGACAAGCGGGGCGGCGGCGCGACCGGCATCGAGGACGTGCTGCGGCGCGGGAACGCCGGCCGCGAGCGGGTCCCCGGCAAGCACGGCGCCGCCCCCGCCGCGTACGAGATCGTCGCGGTGTACATCGGCGACCAGCCCGGCGAGCTGGCCCGGATCTTCGCCGACGCCGGCCGGGCCGGGGTCAACATCGAGGACGTCCGCATCGAGCACGCCACCGGACAGCAGGCGGGCTTCATCCAGCTCATGGTCGAGCCGCAGACGGTGCCGGCACTCACCGCGGAGCTGCGGGAGCGGGGCTGGTCGATCCGGCAGTGACACCGTGGACGGCGCCGTCCGGGTGAGCCAGTAACCTTGTGCGAGGCCCTTACGGCCCTTGGACCCCCGCCCCGTGTACAAGAAAGGTGTTCGTCACCGTGGAAACCGCCGCTCGGACCGCCCCGGCTGCAGTGATTGTCGCCATCGACGGCCCCGCAGGCACGGGCAAGTCCAGCACGTCCAAGGCCGTGGCCGCCAAGCTGGGCCTCGGCTACCTCGACACCGGTGCCCAGTACCGCGCGATCACGTGGTGGATGCTGAACAACGGCATCGACATCAAGGACGCGACGGCCGTCGCCGACGCCGCCGCCAAGCCCGTGATCGTCTCCGGCACCGACCCGGCCGCCCCGACCATCACGGTCGACGGGCTGGACGCCGCGGGCCCGATCCGCACCCAGGAGGTCACCGCCGCGGTCAGCGCCGTCAGCGCGGTCCCCGAGGTGCGGACCCTGATCACCGACCTGCAGCGCTCCATCGCCGCCTCGGCGCCGCGCGGCATCGTCGTCGAGGGCCGGGACATCGGCATCACGGTCCTGCCGGACGCCGACCTCAAGGTCTTCCTGACCGCCTCCGCCGAGGCGCGGGCGGCCCGCCGCAGC
The sequence above is a segment of the Streptomyces lydicus genome. Coding sequences within it:
- a CDS encoding ADP-ribosylglycohydrolase family protein, with amino-acid sequence MGSTGATRSAASGALIGLALGDALGFPTEFKDVASIVAGYGPWRQLPLPEPALVTDDTQMTLALGRALRTASQGGELTAGRLVPAAREEFVAWWRSPDNNRAPGATCLHACELLSDRDLPWTRASRTGSKGCGANMRVAPVGLVPGLTPQQRSGAAQLQSALTHGHPTALAAADLTAYAVRALADGARPGALPALLRAYAREQRTVYREDWLGDLWQHAQDPTATAFVTRGWDDCLGVLDRLDAALAAPDPEADPCLATGAGWIAEEALATGLLCFLLFPDEPLTALRRAACTSGDSDSIACLTGAFAGAHLGPAAWPEEWAARIEYREELLALGELWDA
- a CDS encoding segregation and condensation protein A, producing MPTTNDDAPAPRARRRLGRGPGAGTETAEPESPVAPEATEEPAAPEAPVEPAAVEAPQIPEARAVEAPEAPENPEAPVEPGAVEAPQSAEAAGAPAVTETSVETGDGTFTLRLENFEGPFDLLLQLISKHKLDVTEVALSKVTDDFMAHIRAMGPDWDLDQTTEFLVVAATLLDLKAARLLPAAEVEDEADLALLEARDLLFARLLQYRAYKRIADIFSDRLTDEARRHPRTVGLEPQYAELLPEVVISIGAEGFARLAVKAMQPKARPQVYVEHIHAPLVSVREQAGVVMARLREAGEATFQELVADAADTLTVVARFLALLELYRERVVDLDQGEALGALTVRWTGAEGAAPRVTDEFDRDPQERAATAAQSPGAAQDGRAERAEEERT
- the cmk gene encoding (d)CMP kinase → MFVTVETAARTAPAAVIVAIDGPAGTGKSSTSKAVAAKLGLGYLDTGAQYRAITWWMLNNGIDIKDATAVADAAAKPVIVSGTDPAAPTITVDGLDAAGPIRTQEVTAAVSAVSAVPEVRTLITDLQRSIAASAPRGIVVEGRDIGITVLPDADLKVFLTASAEARAARRSGELKGKEATDLAATREALIKRDAADASRKTSPLAKADDAVEVDTTDLTLEQVIECVVTLIEGVSAEKAGLAR
- a CDS encoding prephenate dehydrogenase, producing MRTALVIGTGLIGTSAALALHARGVQVYLEDHDQAQALTAAALGAGIAEAPPEPVDLAVVAVPPAHVAAALAGAIRRGAARAYIDVASVKGGPRRELEALGCDLSSYLGTHPMAGKERSGPLAATADLFEGRPWVLTPTPGGDTEVLNLALELVALCRAVPVVMDADAHDRAVALVSHTPQLLSSLVAARLKGADETAVRLCGQGIRDVTRIAASDPGMWIDILSANPGPVADVLAEIAADLDETVRSLRALESADEDKRGGGATGIEDVLRRGNAGRERVPGKHGAAPAAYEIVAVYIGDQPGELARIFADAGRAGVNIEDVRIEHATGQQAGFIQLMVEPQTVPALTAELRERGWSIRQ
- a CDS encoding pseudouridine synthase codes for the protein MRSSGRNNRDSGRGNYRGAGNQRDEKQQRAGRPRPEERRYDVGGTSGSGGSSDRKDERGGGGPKSGAPKSGGSRGAAARGGAKGGPRTGAAAKGRPGGKSGGPQRGRGQAPARPREYDAQVEERNRARHNKPQVKTPKTFGEQEGERLQKVLARAGMGSRRACEELIDQARVEVNGQVVMEQGVRVDPEKDEIKVDGLTVATQSYLFFALNKPAGVVSTMEDPDGRQCLGDYVTNRETRLFHVGRLDTETEGIILLTNHGELAHRLTHPRYGVKKTYLAAIQGPLPRDLGKQLKDGIQLEDGYARADHFRVVENTGKNYLVEVSLHEGRKHIVRRMLAEAGFPVDKLVRTSFGPIALGDQKSGWLRRMTNTEVGMLMREVEL
- the aroH gene encoding chorismate mutase encodes the protein MAVRAVRGAVQLERDDAEHMQEQVGELLTAILERNGLLADDLISVWFTATPDLHSDFPAAAARALGITDVPLICAQELAVAGAMERVVRVLAHVETGLSKAGIAHVYLGAAAGLRKDIAQ
- a CDS encoding nucleotidyltransferase domain-containing protein — encoded protein: MSEAAAGHSLVAEHTVYGCVMGSRAFGLATESSDTDRRGVFLAPTRLFWGFDKPPTHVEGPREEEFSWELERFCQLALRANPTALECLHSPFVERIDATGTELVALRGAFLSRQAHRTFSGYAVGQLKQLRADVRQHGAPRWKHAMHLLRLLACARDLLRTGVLTLDVGPAREELLAVKRGEVAWDAVERRMAQLSEEADTAVSGSPLPAEPDTARVADFLFRARRASALG
- the scpB gene encoding SMC-Scp complex subunit ScpB yields the protein MSGAAGGGAHDTAEAYDITEAGADGGVPGQRPGAPAGTPVVAELELKPALEAVLMVVDEPATEEHLARVLERPRRAVALALRELSDDYTRQGRGFDLRLVAGGWRFYSRAAYADAVESFVLDGQQARLTQAALETLAVVAYRQPVSRSRVSAVRGVNCDGVMRTLLQRGLVEEAGTEPETGAILYRTTTYFLERMGLRGLDELPELAPFLPEADAVEGDSAEGIPSFDVDDSGDSQTDH